A stretch of DNA from Candidatus Pantoea bituminis:
AGTATCACGCTGCATGCCAGCCGCGAAATGTTAGGGCAGGGGATGGGGCTGGTGGCAGATGAGCAGCATTTCATTCAGGATTTCTGGCGTGCTCAGTCTGCACTGCAATGGGGTATGACGCTGAACTGGCCCGCCACGAAAGCGTTGCATTGCCAACAGGAAACCAACAACGGTTGGCGTAGCTGTATTATGCGAGGTGAAAATGGAGATGTCCTGCTCAAAGGTGAAGGCAGCGGCAGCGAGCTGGCGCTCTGGCATTGGGTATCGGCGCAGGAAAATCACATCAAGGCGCTACCGCATGGCTGGATTGATTATTGCCCGCTATCGAAACCTGAACTCTGTCCGTAATGCGGGTGGCTTCAGCC
This window harbors:
- a CDS encoding DUF2509 family protein yields the protein MNQRGNSALGMVLMILLMGSITLHASREMLGQGMGLVADEQHFIQDFWRAQSALQWGMTLNWPATKALHCQQETNNGWRSCIMRGENGDVLLKGEGSGSELALWHWVSAQENHIKALPHGWIDYCPLSKPELCP